A section of the Streptomyces sp. NBC_01255 genome encodes:
- a CDS encoding helix-turn-helix domain-containing protein gives MTIAVESMVPEYVWTANNALAFTPRNMPPAAYPILLHLLGRQEPGGRCVATQDTIAQFVGLSRSQVTRGLQHLGFAQMVWKEGNGVYRLSPLIAGFRTPADQLAAIGMMNDDDRFDHPDFQERYELRVARHDKERQEKAARRQRPVEPPIDLASRRKR, from the coding sequence ATGACGATCGCCGTGGAAAGCATGGTTCCCGAGTACGTCTGGACGGCCAACAACGCCCTCGCGTTCACGCCCAGGAACATGCCGCCAGCCGCGTACCCGATCCTGCTGCACCTTCTGGGCCGTCAGGAGCCTGGCGGGCGTTGCGTGGCCACCCAGGACACCATCGCTCAGTTCGTCGGACTGAGCCGCTCGCAGGTCACCCGCGGCCTCCAGCACCTCGGCTTCGCGCAGATGGTGTGGAAGGAAGGCAACGGCGTCTACCGGCTCAGCCCGCTCATCGCCGGCTTCCGCACACCTGCGGACCAGCTGGCGGCGATCGGGATGATGAACGACGACGACCGGTTCGACCACCCCGACTTCCAGGAGCGCTACGAGCTGAGGGTCGCGCGGCACGACAAGGAGCGCCAGGAGAAGGCGGCTCGTCGTCAGCGGCCGGTCGAACCCCCCATCGACCTCGCCTCGCGTCGGAAACGCTGA